The segment TGATCGTAAAGAAGCTGCTGATCAGTCACTTAAGGCTTATGAGGTGTGTTGAATTCCCACCAAATCCtgcttcttcttcctttttttttttgctcttctTTTACCTTTAATCAGCCCTCCTCTTATCctattttgatttttattgtaGGCTGCCACTTCCACTGCAAGCTCAGATTTGCCTCCAACTCACCCAATTAGACTTGGCCTGGCTTTGAACTTCTCAGTTTTCTACTATGAGATATTAAATTCTCCCGAGAGGTTAGAAATAGAAGGAATCTTTCTACCCCCTGTTCATGCACAATCATGTAACCTACTTGAAAATTTTCTTTCAATTGGGGAGAATGATCCCAATgctaatttttcttttcattttgtgGTAGTTTCAGAAATACTTTCCTTGGTAACCATTGTTgctgtttatttattttaataattatagaTGGCTATTATATGAGTTCCACTTTAGCAGCTAGTGTTTATCTAATGAGATGCAAATCTGAGCAGGGCTTGTCATCTGGCTAAACAAGCATTTGATGAGGCTATTGCTGAGCTTGATAGCCTTAATGAAGAATCTTACAAGGATAGCACCCTTATCATGCAGCTTCTTAGGGACAACCTCACCTTGTGGACCTCGGATCTGCCAGAGGAAGGAGGTAAGTATTTTGTGTATGTTTCTGTGATTAATAagagaatatatatatgtatgggcaCATTTGGATTGCTATGGTTCACTTCTTGTCTGACTGGATTTTATgtatttatagttagtttcaagaagcATGATCTCCTCCTACTAATCACTTTCTGCTAATACTAGTAATTTCTATTGTCAACTGCCTCTGATAATTTCCTTTTTGCAAATTTGTTATTTGGTAATCCAGGTGAGCAATCAAAAGCAGATGAACCTCAGGCTGAGgtaagaaaattttaattttttgagcTGGACTGATCATTGATCAACCGATGAATTTTATCTCTGGCATGTTAGATTTTACTGTGGTGTGAATCTTGATTGCATTCTTACTCTTTCATTCTGCTGTCTACAAATAAACCTCTTTTTCTGTCTTCTCAAAATTGTTCAATATCTTGGCAGAGTTAATTGGATGAAAGAGTATTCTTTTAAGACTGGGCTTGTCGAGATAGGAAAGGGGCTTGCTGCTAGAGTGACCTGCTTTCAACTCATGGTAGTAGTACCAGGATTTGTTACCTATGACATGGTTCGATTTGTTTATCAGATGTTTTCAGACTGTTGTTCTGTGTTCTCTTCTGTTTAAACATAATTGAATCGGTTACACTTTATAGTCTTTATGACTTACTTCCTTATGTTCAATTTTTTGTTGTCTTAGCTTCTTGTTTTTCCACATGTTTCTGATTGAAGCACACCACACCTCGCTCATTCTTCAGTTTTTTGCTTGGTTTTGATCTTAACATAGCTTAAATGCCCAATTTGTTTGAGAAGTTTTCTGAACAAGGGGATTGATATTTGTGTAGCAGGAGTGTTCGATTCTGTGTgtggacctttttgcaaaattcATGACATGGGTCATTGTCTACTTTCAGACATCCATATTTTGGCCTCCAAATAAGCAAATGACCACCCTCCCCAGTCCTACTGAAAGGGTTCTTTGGGATAAATTATCTTTTTCATTGAACTCAATTGTGAACtggaatatttatatatatagtaagAGCCTAGGGAGGGTTTGTTGTTTAGATTTGAATCTTGAATTTAACGTgagctaaaatttcaaaatgaaATTAAGAATCTAACAGAAATATTATATCCTTGAATATATTGGCCTGGTTGTTGAATTCGGTATTCGAGACTACTAACTCGTTGGCAAATGGTAGCAGATTGATACAATACGTATGAGGAATAATGGTTGAAATTCATTAAAGGAAGATGAATTTTACTGAATAATCAATTCCTTAGCAAGAATTTATGTTATGGATTTCCCTAACAATAAAACTAAGCATCTGATGCTCAGAAGAAAAGTGGAAGGGCAGCATCTAACAGGGGCTCCTTTGGAATAGCTTAATAGATTCTGTGTCTCCCTGTGTTGATTTTGATTTTTCATATGGACGTAAATGATGCATAAAATCTAGGCTGTTTTCAAGGTTATCTTCTCTGCTTCTCCTTTGCAAGATAAAAGATGGTTTTCATTGTTGGGAATGGGAGATGGGGTGGACGGAGGAGGCTGCAAATCAACTAGAAATGATTTCAAGTGCCTGTAACACTCTTTGGGCTTCTCTACGATGAATGCGTGTCCCGTGCCCTTGATGACGACGAGGTGAGCATTATCTCCCAGATGCctgcattttttttaaaaaaaaaaaaagaaaaaaaattcctCGATCAGCAGAAAGGTTTTTTTAAGTAATTTGATTCCCAAAGCTTTGAAGAAGATGCGAACCTTTGTAACCTGTGACCCAATTCCAAAGGGAAAATTTTATCATATTCTCCCCATAAAATCAAGGTGGGCTGAAAATAGTGAAGTCACAAAGGTTGAAAGCAAACTTGGTTCAGAAAAAAGCAGCAAATGGTTAAAAAAACAAAGAACGGTTTAAAATTAAGATGAACCTGAGAGATTCTGGTAATGTTTGATAATTTTCGATCTTTGGGTATTGCTCGGATCAGCTCTTTCTTTTCTTCCGTGTACTCTGTACACATAACCTGTTTGTATATGTTCCCAATTACATCAAGACATAACATAGAGAAAAAGACAACCCCAAATGAAAAGCAGACGTATTGAGGCAGTCGATTGGCTATTAACAAAGATGAGAAATTTGTGCTGGTTCTAGAGACTGAAATCGTTGGTTCACTTACGTCAATGAAATCCGCAAGCAGACAAGAAGGGACCAAAGTCGAAGGAGGCGACTTGAACATAGCAAAACCCAAGAGTTCCCTAAGCTTCTCGGGCGTTTGGGGTACTAAAATCTCGGCAGCTTCTTCCAAATCAGATACCTTGAAAACTCCTTCCTTCAAATCTTTCTCTTCCATGCAAACTCCAGCGCAGCATATCACCACTCTCTCAACAGCTTCACTGAACTGCGCTGCTAAACTGTACCCAACAAACCCACCATAGCTGAGGCCTACCAGGCTGAGTTTCTTCACCGAGTTGGCTTCCATCAGACGCATCACGCACTGAGCCTGAAATGATTCGGAGCGTTCAGGCCGAGTCGTGTAGGAGTCCCCGAAGAAGACAAGGTCGGGTACGAAGATGTTGAAGAAAGGGATCATCTTACGAATGGTGTCACCCCATTGCCACATTGTGTTGGCTCCCAGTCCATGGATGAGGAGGAGGTTAGGCTTGGAGTCATTATGTGTCCTGGGGACCCAACAGTGCATGACGGTGCCATCTTGGAGGTCCGTGATGGTGGATCGAAGCCCCGCTTTGATGAATGATGATTTGTAACACCGGTTTCTGGCTGCGGTTAAGCTGAAACACCTTGTCATTTTCTTTCCTTAGAAAACCTAAGGAATCATACAACCTAAACTCTTCCACCAAGGGAGGGAAATGATTGTCCTCTAATCACTTGATAATGATGGATTTTGGTTTAGTTTATGTGATTTGAGAGGGACATAGACAGCACTATTAAAATGGATTTTTGAGGAATAAAAATTTGTGGGTGTAGAGGAATAAAGAGTTACATCAGATCTTGGTCTGATTTGAGAGAGAGATTAAAACTCAAAACAatggaagaagaaagatgagagaTAAAAGGATATGTAAATGTAATATGACCAACCAAAGCGATTGAAGCCAATTTCCTCCAGcaagttcttttcttttttatatggttttttttttttggggggacaTTAAATGCTATATCCAATAGAAAAGATTGGAATCTGTGTGAAAGAAAGAGATGGTGTTGTCGGGACCATGTGGGTCTGGCTGGGGTTATTCTGTTTTCTGCTTTTCATTTAATCTAATCTTTTATTGGCAAgtcaaatttttttaaatgatatttcatgattaaattataaatattttaaaacaaagtataattattttattattattattttaatgtttatttaaataattaaaactaaaaGTTTTTAGGCCAAAGTCCCAGTGGCGCCGCCCCTGCCTATAATAGTCAAGGAAGCAGTCATCAGGGGTAAGTTTTGTTTAGTTGAACTTCCATTCGGAGATGAATTACCGGATAAAAACTGTGTGGATGTAAGTAAAGCATACTAGTCGTTGAACTGCTGCTaagcttattattattattattattattattattaatgataAGTGACATTCAAGGTTGACAACATTTTCTCCCTaacttttgaaaaaaatttattcataatttgattgtttttcttaatttaatctCTAAACTTAAATTCTGTTAAAAGTATGAGAAAATGTTAATCATCAACtagatttttacaatttttaaaatatatttaaaatatatttttaaaatttatacaaattatttaaaatttcatgtaatGACAAAACAGATATAATCACAGAAactaatttgaataaaaaaactatttttattttcaaatggaAGGATTAAAAGTAAGTAGAGAGAAAAAGGTGCAGTGTTTATAAAAGCATCCGGGAAAGTGGGAAACGTAACAGCGCTTATCGTGCGGCTCTCTCCTTAATCACATTTGGGGGACGTGCGCTTCTAGTCTTCTATCTATTTTGAAATTTGAGAAAAATCTAGCTCTTTGATTAATCAACATCAAATCCACCAACACTATAATTGCTCTTACTCTATgtttaataatttcatttaaaattaatatattatttcaaACTGATATTTATGTTGTTTTTTTAATCTAATCTATTTTTGTATTTgacaaatattatatattttagtatttaaaGGTAACGGtgttaaattttagtgtttaatttagATTTTAAAGTTGATTGGTGAAACTTAATttctaatattataatatttaatttttcaataaaaaatagTGTTAATTCTAAATTTGTTTAACTTtaggtttaatttttaattcaattgttagagttaattactattattattagttaattatttatttccatCAAATCAACTATAAAAACCTAGACTAAACATTAAAAAATTAACATTATTATCTCTAGATATCAAAATGTATaatttttgttaaatataaatattatattatacaaAAAAAACATTGATACCACATAAAACAAATATCAAACTCAAATAACAAAATTATGTATTAAGTCTTTAATATATATAGCTAAATTTCACataaatccaatcctagataaAAATACCTACACTTGAATTCATGTAGAAAATAGTTTATAgacttaatttttatattatactaATATGATTTCTACCACGCTTTGTGTTGAGTTAATTATTTTAAGCTAGATTATAGTGTAATTATTTGAAGATtaaaatatatttcatatttctGTAGTTTTCATACATTTGAAATTTTGTCTTcctacttttttattttattttatgataaattCAATATAATGAAAATGACAGATCTATAAAATTTTTagagaaaataataattttttaaaataaatatgcaTAACAACGTGTCACCACCATGTTGAATCGGTCATGTGACATAATGGGTACgatttaagaaaaaaatattttttaaataaataaatagtgtCATGTGTCATCACCATATTTAATTTTCCGTTTGACATGGTAAGTTGAAAAAGTATTTGATAAGTAGGCTAGATAATATTTTTCATGTATAATGTTTTAAAGTTAATTGCAACGTCCAATCAAGTAAGCAAGCAAAAAGGAAGGTAAAGTTGGATAAAATAATAAATGTGGGAATCATCAGGTCATGTATATGAAATTGAAAGCAGTTAATGGTTTCCGCATCCGTACGAAGAAGTAGGAATAGTTTGTTGCATTATGAATCAAGGTTTTAGCCTTGTATAAAAATTCCATGATACATATGCTTCTGAGTCGGATACAATCAGATAACCCAATTTGCTGAAAAACAAACTTTTAATTCAAATTCCTGCACTCACAATTTAAAACAGGCAACTTCATCTGGACTCCAAGACTTGAGAAATTTTTAGTGACAACCATTATCATATACAATGaattcctaataataataataatcaaacaTCAAAGCCTAATAGATAAAACAAATTTACATGAGTCAAAACCTGTATTTTGTTTTTGAATAATAATTTCGTAAATTCCAAACCTTTGATTCTGCAGAACTTCAAGGATTACCCCAAGCAGCTATATGCATTTTCATGTTGGTCTAATCCACAAATTGACATCCTGGGTAAACGAACTCTTATTTCAGCACTTCACCCGAGAGCAATATGATTTAAACGATTCTGTCCCCTAAATCTAACTACGACGCAAGATATGTCATCTTTGCTGTCTCTTTTAACTGCTTCGGTGGTCAGTTGCTTTGCGGCCTTCTGTGGGTCTTTGAACCTTTTTGCAATATCAACCGCCTCTTGATTAGTCATCACCTGGATTAAGCATAAAGAACGGGAAATATAACTCCTGCTGAACTATTACTAGCTCATGCATCATTGAGACAATTTCTTGCATGTGCACAAAgtgaatatatataaatgaacAGAGGCATCAAAACCAAAAGAATTTACCTTCCAAAGACCATCACTAGCAAGGACTAAAACGTCTGTATTGCCATCTACCTTGGTGTTTTGAATGTCTGGATCTGACCGCAGATGTGATTTAAGGCTCTTGTCCCCAAAAGCACGTGAAACTGCCAGTTGTCCGTTAACTCTAGGAACATCTCCTGTTAAGCATGACAAAACAgcaaattcaacaatttcaaaccGAAAAAAAATTATAGGAGTAAGAGCCTTATGTTTCACTCTATAGTgagaatttccatggattagaatTAGCTGAACTGATGTTTTCGGGCCATCAATTCTTTTGTGGTATCTTTGAATGTATTTCAGGCCAAGGCAAGAgaagcaaaataataaaaattaattaaaaaaaaaaatcatggcaACTTGCAGTTTCCTT is part of the Gossypium arboreum isolate Shixiya-1 chromosome 5, ASM2569848v2, whole genome shotgun sequence genome and harbors:
- the LOC108473445 gene encoding uncharacterized protein LOC108473445; its protein translation is MTRCFSLTAARNRCYKSSFIKAGLRSTITDLQDGTVMHCWVPRTHNDSKPNLLLIHGLGANTMWQWGDTIRKMIPFFNIFVPDLVFFGDSYTTRPERSESFQAQCVMRLMEANSVKKLSLVGLSYGGFVGYSLAAQFSEAVERVVICCAGVCMEEKDLKEGVFKVSDLEEAAEILVPQTPEKLRELLGFAMFKSPPSTLVPSCLLADFIDVMCTEYTEEKKELIRAIPKDRKLSNITRISQPTLILWGEYDKIFPLELGHRLQRHLGDNAHLVVIKGTGHAFIVEKPKECYRHLKSFLVDLQPPPSTPSPIPNNENHLLSCKGEAEKITLKTA